Below is a window of Photobacterium atrarenae DNA.
GAGCCCAACCCCGGCGGCCATGGTACGCAATTCTGTCTCGGTGTGCTCCGGGCATAACCGCTGCAAATTGGCCAGCACCGACTGCGTTTCATCCAACAGGCTAAAATGCTGATCCAGATAACAAAGGTTCGCCCGGCAGTGGACTTCCCCCGCAGTGGGCTGCTCGTCACCGAGCAGGGTTTTCAGCAAGGTTGATTTGCCACAGCCGTTGGGACCAACCAGGTGCACCCGATCGCCGTAACAGAGCCGAAAGCTGATGGGAGCGTGCTGACCATAGGGGAGCGTCAGATTAATCACATCGAGCACCACCGAGAGTCGTCTTTCAGCCGCATTCACTTTCAGTTGCTGCGGCTTATCCTGAATATGCCGAGCTTTGTGCTCACTAACACGTTGCTCGGCCACCGCCAATTGCCGGGAGAACTGAACTTTACGCGCGGAGGCGGACAGCTGCGCGGCTTCTTTCTTCCCATCGAGCAACATCTTGGGCTGACTACCGGAGCGCCGCTCTTTCTTGCCCGCCACCGCCCGTTGCTGGGCTTTCTCCTGACTTCGCTGATACTGACGGCGCAGTTGTGCCACCTGGTTCTCTGCGCTGCTCAATGCCCGGGCAGCCGCCACCTGCTGACGTAATTTCTCCTCGGCATAGACCGCATAATTACCGCCATATTGGCAGACACCCGTCGCGGTCAGCTCAAGAATATGATCGGCCTCCTGAAGCAATTGGCGATCATGGCTGATCAGCAACACCCCGCCCCGGAACTGATGCAATTGTTCAATCAACCAACGGCGTCCTGCCTGATCCAGATGGTTACTTGGCTCATCAAGGATCAAATAATCATGATCGCCCTCAAACAACTGCCACAGCTGCAGACGGATCAGCTCACCGCCACTTAATGCCTGACAGGGCTGAAACGGATCCGGCGGCAGTCCGATTGCCGTCAGCCGGGCGTGAAGCACATCCCGGATATCCCAGTCATCACCGACCAGCTCAAAATCATCGGGGGCACAACTGCCGTTTTCAATCCGTGTCAGCGCCTGCAACTTAGCTTCCAGTCCCAGAAATGCCACGACGCTGCCCATCTCAGAACGCTGCGCTGCGTCGGTGATTTGTGCCAGGCAGCCGAGTCTAGCCAGGCTGTGCACAGTGCCGGCATCCGGCCGAATTTGCTGCATTAAAATCTTGGCCAGCACCGACTTGCCGGCACCGTTCTGACCGACCAGGCCAGTGATCTGAAGTTCAAGTGAAAAGCTGACATCGGAAAACAGCGTCTCGCCGTTGTCATGAAATACCGCTAAGTTATGGGCGGTTAATATCGGGGAAGGAATCGCCATTGGCACCTCCTGAAAAATATCTGAGGGTACTCAAACGGCGATGGAATAAAGCGTCGCCGGAGCATCCCAAAACAGATCAGGGGTCACGGGGCACCGCACATCAGTGAAATCATACGCCCGACACAACAGCGCCCGGCGTATCGAGATGAATCCTGAATGCGGTTCAGCATTGCTCGCAGCAACAATAAATCAAAATTGATCAAAGCAATATTGACCACGATAACAAAACTGGTAAAGAAAGCATGCCGCTATCGCGGCGAAGACGAAGTTACGCCCACTAACCCTGAAAATCCAAAAATATAAACAAGGATGTCAGACATTAGTTGTTCATCGTGGCGTAAGCTCCTGAGGAAATGTTGACGCTATTGTAGCCAGACTTTTATCTCTGGCGCAAATCATCTGCAGCAATCCCCCCGGAAATTCGGCCGGGTTCACATCGACTCCCCCAGAATTTGCCTCTCCATCAGATGCAAATCGCCGTTTTCCATTTCGTTGCCCCCACAGAATCGGTGCAAAGCACTTCCCAATCGCGCCAAGTTTTTTTACGGTAATACCAATCGCAGTAAATAACATCCTGAAACGATGTGAAACGTTCGGTTCATGAAGAACCGCCCCCTGTATACGGAACGACAAAGCCATGCCATTACCGGAAAAAATGCCGCTTGCCCTGATCGAAGATGATGAAATTGTCCGCCAGGCCACCAGCCAGTGGTTACAGCTGGACGGGCACCAGGTGCTGGAGTTTGCCGACGGCGAATCCGCCCTGAACCAGCTCCCGCCCGACTTTCCGGGGATCATCATCAGTGATGTCCGATTGCCGGACATCGACGGCATGGCCCTGCTACCCCGCCTGCTTGAGCGCCATCCGGAGATCCCGGTGATCCTGATCACCGGCCATGGCGATGTCGATATGGCGGTTAAAGCACTGCGCGACGGGGCTTTCGATTTTGTCGAAAAGCCGTTCGACCCGGCCCGGCTGTTGCAAACGGTGGCCCGCGCCCTCGAAACCCGCCGGAGCCAGACCGCCCAGCAGGACAGGCATGCCTACCTGGCGCAAGCGGAAGGGCTGGAAAAAGTACTGATCGGCCGCAGCGAGGCCATGGTCCGCCTGCGCCAGCAACTGCTGAAAGTCGCCGCCATCGATACCAATGTGATTATCTACGGCGAAACCGGCTGCGGCAAAGAGCTGGTCGCCCACTGCCTCCATCAATTCAGCACCCGCAACCAGCGTGAATTTGTCCCGATCAACTGTGCAGCGATCCCGGAAAACCTGTTCGAGAGTGAGCTGTTCGGCCATGAAGCCGGCGCATTTACCGGCGCCGTCAAACGGCGGGTTGGTAAGCTGGAATATGCCGATCAAGGCACCCTGTTTCTCGATGAAGTCGAGAGCATGCCGCTCAATATGCAGGTTAAGGTGTTGCGCGCCTTGCAGGAAAATACCGTCGAGCGGGTTGGCGGCAATCGCCCGATCCATATCGATCTGCGGGTGATCGCCGCCGCCAAGGAAGATCTTCATCATCATCCGGAATTTCGCCAGGATCTGTTCTACCGCCTCAACGTCGCCCAGCTCTACTTGCCGCCCTTGGCTGAGCGCAGCGAAGATATCCTGCTGCTGTTTGATCACTACACCCATCAGGTCAATCCGGATACCCGCCTGCCAAGCCCCAGTGATCAGCAGGCGCTGATGCGTTATCCCTGGCCGGGCAATGTCCGCGAACTGAAAAATATCGCCACCCGTTTTGCCTTAGATCCCAGCCTGACGGTCGGGGAGATCCTGGCTTCTCGGCCGAAC
It encodes the following:
- a CDS encoding ABC-F family ATP-binding cassette domain-containing protein is translated as MAIPSPILTAHNLAVFHDNGETLFSDVSFSLELQITGLVGQNGAGKSVLAKILMQQIRPDAGTVHSLARLGCLAQITDAAQRSEMGSVVAFLGLEAKLQALTRIENGSCAPDDFELVGDDWDIRDVLHARLTAIGLPPDPFQPCQALSGGELIRLQLWQLFEGDHDYLILDEPSNHLDQAGRRWLIEQLHQFRGGVLLISHDRQLLQEADHILELTATGVCQYGGNYAVYAEEKLRQQVAAARALSSAENQVAQLRRQYQRSQEKAQQRAVAGKKERRSGSQPKMLLDGKKEAAQLSASARKVQFSRQLAVAEQRVSEHKARHIQDKPQQLKVNAAERRLSVVLDVINLTLPYGQHAPISFRLCYGDRVHLVGPNGCGKSTLLKTLLGDEQPTAGEVHCRANLCYLDQHFSLLDETQSVLANLQRLCPEHTETELRTMAAGVGLRRQRVALPIGRLSGGERMKVALLVISHQPGETLLLLDEPDNHLDLAAKQMLSRALHQYPGPMLLVSHEPDFVAEVGIQGCLVLSR
- a CDS encoding sigma-54-dependent transcriptional regulator codes for the protein MPLPEKMPLALIEDDEIVRQATSQWLQLDGHQVLEFADGESALNQLPPDFPGIIISDVRLPDIDGMALLPRLLERHPEIPVILITGHGDVDMAVKALRDGAFDFVEKPFDPARLLQTVARALETRRSQTAQQDRHAYLAQAEGLEKVLIGRSEAMVRLRQQLLKVAAIDTNVIIYGETGCGKELVAHCLHQFSTRNQREFVPINCAAIPENLFESELFGHEAGAFTGAVKRRVGKLEYADQGTLFLDEVESMPLNMQVKVLRALQENTVERVGGNRPIHIDLRVIAAAKEDLHHHPEFRQDLFYRLNVAQLYLPPLAERSEDILLLFDHYTHQVNPDTRLPSPSDQQALMRYPWPGNVRELKNIATRFALDPSLTVGEILASRPNLTTEPSSATLPLAIQVQNFERKVIHECLQRHHGSIIDALEELDLPRRTLNQKMQKYGLSRSDYT